CGCGCGGGCGGACCTCTGCTACCGCCATGTTCTCGACCGTTTGGGCGGCGACGGGCTGCGGATCGCCGACGCGGCGCTGCGCCGTCGCTTCGCCGCCGCCCTGGACGCCAAGCGCGCCCTCAACGCCGCCTACATGGCCGCTCAGGCCGCCGGACGCTGCGCCAACTTTCAGGAATTCCTGGCCTTGCGGGAAAACTCCCTGCCCGGATAGTCGCCGATCACGCTGAGATGCGTGACGACCGTGCCGTCCGGGCGGAACATGTGAAGGGCGAGCGCGGACGGCTCGTCGGTCCAGCGGTAGGGCGGTTCCGGCGCCAGATCGAGCGCGATCTGATAGGCGACGGACGGGGCGACATAGCCGTGCGCCCCGTTCCAGGCGACGGCGGTCTGGCGGTGGGTGTGGCCGCACAGCACGGCCCGCACATTGGGACGGCTCTGCACCAGCCACCCCAGTTCCTCCGCGCCCTCCAGGCAGCGCAGCGTGTCCAGGAAGGCCAGCCCGGTGTCGAAGGGCGGGTGGTGCAGCGCCAGAACGGTCGGCCGCTCCGGCTGCTCGGCCAGACGCTCCGCCAGCCAGGACAGCCGGTCGGCACACAGGCCACCCAGCGCCCGGCCGGGAATGACCGAGTCGAGCATCAGGATGCGGACCGGAAACTCCTCCACCGCGTGCTGGATGAAGGGTCCCTCCAAGGGCATCCAGCCGGCGCCGGCGAAGGCCCGGCGCAGCCCCTCACGGTCGTCATGGTTGCCCGGCAGAACGCGGACGGGAATGGCGAGCGGTTGCAGCAGAGCGGACAGCGCCTCGTACTCGCCGGGCTTCGGCCCGTTGACGAGGTCGCCGGTGATGAGGACGAGATCGGGGCGCGGAACCAGCGCGTTCAGATGGGCCACCGCGGCGGCGAGCCGGGCGTTCGTGTCGTAACCGGTCGTCGGGGCGGTGCCGGGGGCCGTCACATGCAGGTCGGACATCTGGGCGATCAGCATCGGGCACCCCTTGGGACGCGAGGGTCGTAGGACCAAGGATTGTCACATCGCCGATTTCCCGGATGTCTTCAAGAGTCCAACAGGAGCAAAACTTCCTTTACGCTTCCGTGACAGGCTGGATCATCGGCCGAACGACAGCCTTGCCGCCACAGCATCGGATCGGGGAATGAGCGCGTCCACCTCCTCCTGCCTGCTCGCACGTTTGCTGGCGTCCGGGAAGTTCTGGCTGAAGCGCGCCCGCATCGAATCCCCGGACCTCGGCGAGGGCACACCGCCGCCCGGCGCGGATGGCGCCCTGCTGGCCGATCTTCGCATCGAAGGCGATCGGATTCGGGCGGTTCTACCGGCGGGCGAGTCGCCCTGTTGCGCACCGGGCCTCTGCCTCGATGGCGGGCCGGTCCGTCCGCGCGGTGGCTGCGGCACGGTCGGTCCCGGTCAACCCGCTGATTTGACGGTGATTCTTCCCGATGGCGCGCGGCTGGACATGGAAAAGGGCCGGGTTGTGCAACCCGAACCGCCGCCGTCCCGCTCCTGAACCCTTGCAACCGTCTC
This genomic stretch from Azospirillum sp. TSH58 harbors:
- a CDS encoding phosphodiesterase, which gives rise to MLIAQMSDLHVTAPGTAPTTGYDTNARLAAAVAHLNALVPRPDLVLITGDLVNGPKPGEYEALSALLQPLAIPVRVLPGNHDDREGLRRAFAGAGWMPLEGPFIQHAVEEFPVRILMLDSVIPGRALGGLCADRLSWLAERLAEQPERPTVLALHHPPFDTGLAFLDTLRCLEGAEELGWLVQSRPNVRAVLCGHTHRQTAVAWNGAHGYVAPSVAYQIALDLAPEPPYRWTDEPSALALHMFRPDGTVVTHLSVIGDYPGREFSRKARNS